The Bombus vancouverensis nearcticus unplaced genomic scaffold, iyBomVanc1_principal scaffold0030, whole genome shotgun sequence genome includes a window with the following:
- the LOC143304310 gene encoding venom serine protease Bi-VSP-like, whose protein sequence is MEVQMPVIKNAECKIAYSKFPNAPDITDGIICAEHAQGGEDSCTADRGGPLLIQHELTSYLIGIVSYAYKCGTAGFPSVYTRVTSYLDFILQAMQ, encoded by the exons atggaagtacaaatgccagtgattaagaacgccgaatgcaaaatagcttattccaaatttcctaatgcacctgatatcactgatggtataatatgcgccgaacatgctcagggtggagaggattcttgtacg gctgaccgcggcggaccactgctgatacaacatgaattaacctcgtatttaataggtattgtgtcttacgcttataagtgcggcacagctggctttcccagcgtttacactagggtcacatcgtaccttgacttcattctccaagcgatgcaataa